From a region of the Oryzias melastigma strain HK-1 linkage group LG4, ASM292280v2, whole genome shotgun sequence genome:
- the LOC112150401 gene encoding ephrin type-B receptor 3 isoform X1: protein MDYFLLLCGSLLPVVMAVEETLMDTRWATTELAWTSHPETGWEEVSGYDDAMNPIRTYQVCNVQQLNQNNWLRSDFIPRKDVLRVYVEIKFTVRDCNSIPNIPGSCKETFNLFYYESDSDSATATSPFWMENPYIKVDTIAPDESFSMLDSGRVNTKVRSFGPLSKAGFYLAFQDLGACMSLISVRVFYKKCSTTIANFAVFPETATGAEATSLVIAPGTCVPNALEVSVPLKLYCNGDGEWMVPVGACTCSAGFEPAMKETQCQACSPGTFKSKQGESPCLPCPNNSRATSGAASLCSCRNSYYRSDTDSPDSPCTTVPSAPRNVISIVNETSLVLEWSEPRDLGGREDIIYNVICKKCLPERGMCSRCDDNVDISPRHLGLTQRRVTVRNLQAHTQYSFEIQAVNGVSNKSPYTPQVSTVNITTNQAAPSAVPTVHLMAATASTMSLSWLPPEKPNGIILDYEIKYHEKDQGEAIAHTMTAQRSNARIEGLKAGTPYVVQVRARTVAGYGRYSSPADFSTNLQTDPPKSWQEQLPLIVGSATTALVFVIVVVVIAIVCLRKQRNGSESEYTEKLQQYKSPIVTPGMKVYIDPFTYEDPNEAVREFAKEIDVSCVKIEEVIGAGNPPKLLSYRGKTPGHIQAIPLEDFTPSGEFGEVCRGRLKLPGRREIIVAIKTLKVGYTDRQRRDFLSEASIMGQFDHPNIIRLEGVVTKSRPVMIVTEFMENGALDSFLRLNDGQFTVIQLVGMLRGIAAGMKYLSDMNYVHRDLAARNILVNSNLVCKVSDFGLSRFLEDDPTDPTYTSSLYFMLTYSFAYPQGGKIPIRWTAPEAIAYRKFTSASDVWSYGIVMWEVMSYGERPYWDMSNQDVINAVEQDYRLPPPMECPTALHQLMLDCWVKERNLRPKFTQIVATLDKLIRNAASLKVVTNSTQSTGVSQPLLDRCVPDYTTFTTVGDWLDAIKMSRYRDNFVNAGFASFDLVAQMTAEDLLRIGVTLAGHQKKILGSIQDMRLQMNQTLPVQV, encoded by the exons AGACGTTGATGGACACGAGGTGGGCCACGACGGAATTAGCCTGGACTTCACACCCTGAAACTGGG TGGGAAGAGGTGAGCGGCTACGATGACGCCATGAATCCCATCCGGACCTACCAAGTCTGCAATGTTCAACAGCTCAACCAGAACAACTGGCTACGCAGTGATTTTATCCCACGGAAGGATGTTCTCCGTGTATATGTGGAAATCAAGTTCACGGTGCGTGACTGCAACAGCATTCCCAACATACCAGGTTCCTGCAAAGAGACGTTCAACCTCTTCTACTACGAGTCTGACTCAGACTCGGCTACAGCCACCAGCCCTTTCTGGATGGAGAACCCCTACATAAAGGTGGACACGATAGCTCCGGATGAGAGCTTCTCCATGCTGGACTCCGGACGAGTCAACACAAAGGTGCGAAGTTTCGGGCCGCTCTCCAAAGCTGGGTTCTACTTGGCCTTCCAGGACCTTGGTGCCTGCATGTCGCTCATCTCAGTACGAGTCTTTTACAAGAAGTGCTCCACCACCATCGCCAACTTTGCCGTTTTCCCAGAAACAGCAACAGGGGCTGAAGCAACTTCCTTAGTTATTGCTCCGGGAACTTGTGTGCCCAATGCCTTGGAAGTGTCAGTTCCTCTGAAGCTCTACTGCAATGGAGACGGAGAGTGGATGGTTCCTGTGGGAGCCTGCACCTGCTCGGCTGGTTTTGAACCGGCCATGAAAGAGACTCAGTGTCAAG cttGCAGCCCTGGCACCTTCAAGTCCAAACAAGGGGAAAGCCCCTGTCTTCCATGCCCAAACAACAGTCGTGCCACCTCTGGGGCAGCCAGTCTTTGTTCCTGTCGAAATAGTTACTACCGCTCTGACACGGATTCCCCAGACTCTCCTTGCACAA CGGTTCCATCTGCACCACGTAACGTCATCTCTATTGTCAACGAAACCTCCTTGGTGCTGGAATGGAGCGAGCCTCGCGATTTGGGCGGACGTGAAGACATCATTTACAACGTCATCTGCAAGAAGTGCCTCCCCGAGCGAGGAATGTGCTCTCGGTGTGATGACAACGTCGATATTTCGCCGCGTCACCTGGGCCTCACGCAGCGCCGGGTGACGGTCCGCAACCTGCAGGCCCACACTCAGTACAGCTTTGAGATCCAAGCAGTCAACGGGGTTTCCAACAAGAGCCCATATACACCTCAAGTCTCTACAGTTAATATTACCACAAATCAAGCAG CTCCATCTGCAGTGCCTACAGTCCATCTGATGGCAGCCACCGCGAGCACCATGAGTCTGTCCTGGCTTCCTCCTGAGAAACCCAATGGAATCATTCTGGATTATGAAATTAAATACCATGAAAAA GATCAAGGTGAGGCCATTGCCCACACCATGACTGCCCAACGAAGCAACGCCCGTATCGAAGGTCTCAAGGCTGGTACGCCCTACGTGGTGCAAGTGCGTGCCCGAACCGTGGCTGGTTATGGCCGTTACAGCAGCCCAGCGGACTTCAGCACCAACCTGCAAA CTGATCCACCTAAGTCATGGCAGGAGCAACTTCCCCTCATCGTTGGGTCGGCCACCACAGCCTTGGTCTTCGTCATTGTGGTTGTAGTCATCGCTATCGTCTGTCTCAG AAAGCAGAGAAATGGTTCAGAGTCGGAATACACAGAAAAACTACAACAATACA AATCCCCAATAGTTACGCCGGGAATGAAGGTCTACATTGACCCCTTCACCTATGAGGACCCCAATGAGGCTGTACGCGAGTTTGCCAAGGAGATTGATGTGTCCTGCGTGAAGATCGAGGAGGTCATTGGCGCAGGTAACCCACCAAAGCTCCTGAGCTACAGGGGGAAGACTCCTGGTCACATCCAGGCCATACCGTTAGAGGACTTCACACCAAGCG GAGAGTTTGGGGAGGTGTGCCGCGGTCGCCTGAAGCTACCTGGACGCCGGGAAATCATTGTTGCCATCAAGACTCTTAAAGTGGGCTATACTGACCGCCAGAGGCGAGACTTCTTGTCTGAAGCTTCCATCATGGGCCAGTTTGACCATCCCAACATAATTCGGCTGGAAGGTGTGGTTACCAAGAGTCGGCCTGTCATGATTGTGACCGAGTTTATGGAGAACGGAGCTCTGGACTCTTTTCTAAGG CTTAACGATGGGCAGTTCACAGTCATCCAGCTTGTTGGCATGCTGCGTGGCATCGCAGCAGGCATGAAGTACCTGTCAGATATGAACTACGTGCACAGAGACCTGGCTGCACGTAACATCTTGGTCAACAGTAATCTGGTGTGTAAGGTGTCTGACTTCGGCCTATCTCGATTCCTTGAGGATGACCCTACAGATCCCACCTACACCAGCTCACTG TATTTCATGCTCACCTACTCATTCGCATATCCACAGGGAGGCAAGATCCCCATCCGCTGGACGGCCCCCGAGGCTATTGCATACAGGAAGTTCACCTCAGCCAGCGATGTGTGGAGCTACGGCATCGTCATGTGGGAAGTAATGTCATATGGCGAGCGGCCATATTGGGACATGAGCAATCAAGAT GTGATAAATGCTGTGGAGCAGGACTATAGACTGCCCCCACCCATGGAATGCCCCACAGCCTTACACCAGCTCATGCTGGACTGCTGGGTGAAAGAGAGGAACCTGCGGCCCAAATTCACCCAGATTGTGGCCACGTTGGATAAACTCATTCGAAACGCTGCGAGCCTCAAGGTGGTCACCAACAGCACGCAGTCCACAGG GGTGTCCCAGCCCTTGCTTGACCGCTGTGTGCCAGACTATACGACTTTCACCACTGTGGGGGACTGGCTGGATGCCATCAAGATGAGCCGCTACCGCGACAACTTCGTCAATGCCGGATTTGCTTCCTTTGACCTGGTTGCCCAGATGACAGCAGA GGACTTGCTACGGATAGGTGTGACATTGGCCGGTCATCAGAAGAAGATTCTCGGTAGCATTCAGGACATGAGACTACAAATGAACCAAACACTTCCTGTTCAGGTGTAA
- the LOC112150401 gene encoding ephrin type-B receptor 3 isoform X6, translating to MDYFLLLCGSLLPVVMAVEETLMDTRWATTELAWTSHPETGWEEVSGYDDAMNPIRTYQVCNVQQLNQNNWLRSDFIPRKDVLRVYVEIKFTVRDCNSIPNIPGSCKETFNLFYYESDSDSATATSPFWMENPYIKVDTIAPDESFSMLDSGRVNTKVRSFGPLSKAGFYLAFQDLGACMSLISVRVFYKKCSTTIANFAVFPETATGAEATSLVIAPGTCVPNALEVSVPLKLYCNGDGEWMVPVGACTCSAGFEPAMKETQCQACSPGTFKSKQGESPCLPCPNNSRATSGAASLCSCRNSYYRSDTDSPDSPCTTVPSAPRNVISIVNETSLVLEWSEPRDLGGREDIIYNVICKKCLPERGMCSRCDDNVDISPRHLGLTQRRVTVRNLQAHTQYSFEIQAVNGVSNKSPYTPQVSTVNITTNQAAPSAVPTVHLMAATASTMSLSWLPPEKPNGIILDYEIKYHEKDQGEAIAHTMTAQRSNARIEGLKAGTPYVVQVRARTVAGYGRYSSPADFSTNLQTDPPKSWQEQLPLIVGSATTALVFVIVVVVIAIVCLRKQRNGSESEYTEKLQQYKSPIVTPGMKVYIDPFTYEDPNEAVREFAKEIDVSCVKIEEVIGAGEFGEVCRGRLKLPGRREIIVAIKTLKVGYTDRQRRDFLSEASIMGQFDHPNIIRLEGVVTKSRPVMIVTEFMENGALDSFLRLNDGQFTVIQLVGMLRGIAAGMKYLSDMNYVHRDLAARNILVNSNLVCKVSDFGLSRFLEDDPTDPTYTSSLGGKIPIRWTAPEAIAYRKFTSASDVWSYGIVMWEVMSYGERPYWDMSNQDVINAVEQDYRLPPPMECPTALHQLMLDCWVKERNLRPKFTQIVATLDKLIRNAASLKVVTNSTQSTGDLLRIGVTLAGHQKKILGSIQDMRLQMNQTLPVQV from the exons AGACGTTGATGGACACGAGGTGGGCCACGACGGAATTAGCCTGGACTTCACACCCTGAAACTGGG TGGGAAGAGGTGAGCGGCTACGATGACGCCATGAATCCCATCCGGACCTACCAAGTCTGCAATGTTCAACAGCTCAACCAGAACAACTGGCTACGCAGTGATTTTATCCCACGGAAGGATGTTCTCCGTGTATATGTGGAAATCAAGTTCACGGTGCGTGACTGCAACAGCATTCCCAACATACCAGGTTCCTGCAAAGAGACGTTCAACCTCTTCTACTACGAGTCTGACTCAGACTCGGCTACAGCCACCAGCCCTTTCTGGATGGAGAACCCCTACATAAAGGTGGACACGATAGCTCCGGATGAGAGCTTCTCCATGCTGGACTCCGGACGAGTCAACACAAAGGTGCGAAGTTTCGGGCCGCTCTCCAAAGCTGGGTTCTACTTGGCCTTCCAGGACCTTGGTGCCTGCATGTCGCTCATCTCAGTACGAGTCTTTTACAAGAAGTGCTCCACCACCATCGCCAACTTTGCCGTTTTCCCAGAAACAGCAACAGGGGCTGAAGCAACTTCCTTAGTTATTGCTCCGGGAACTTGTGTGCCCAATGCCTTGGAAGTGTCAGTTCCTCTGAAGCTCTACTGCAATGGAGACGGAGAGTGGATGGTTCCTGTGGGAGCCTGCACCTGCTCGGCTGGTTTTGAACCGGCCATGAAAGAGACTCAGTGTCAAG cttGCAGCCCTGGCACCTTCAAGTCCAAACAAGGGGAAAGCCCCTGTCTTCCATGCCCAAACAACAGTCGTGCCACCTCTGGGGCAGCCAGTCTTTGTTCCTGTCGAAATAGTTACTACCGCTCTGACACGGATTCCCCAGACTCTCCTTGCACAA CGGTTCCATCTGCACCACGTAACGTCATCTCTATTGTCAACGAAACCTCCTTGGTGCTGGAATGGAGCGAGCCTCGCGATTTGGGCGGACGTGAAGACATCATTTACAACGTCATCTGCAAGAAGTGCCTCCCCGAGCGAGGAATGTGCTCTCGGTGTGATGACAACGTCGATATTTCGCCGCGTCACCTGGGCCTCACGCAGCGCCGGGTGACGGTCCGCAACCTGCAGGCCCACACTCAGTACAGCTTTGAGATCCAAGCAGTCAACGGGGTTTCCAACAAGAGCCCATATACACCTCAAGTCTCTACAGTTAATATTACCACAAATCAAGCAG CTCCATCTGCAGTGCCTACAGTCCATCTGATGGCAGCCACCGCGAGCACCATGAGTCTGTCCTGGCTTCCTCCTGAGAAACCCAATGGAATCATTCTGGATTATGAAATTAAATACCATGAAAAA GATCAAGGTGAGGCCATTGCCCACACCATGACTGCCCAACGAAGCAACGCCCGTATCGAAGGTCTCAAGGCTGGTACGCCCTACGTGGTGCAAGTGCGTGCCCGAACCGTGGCTGGTTATGGCCGTTACAGCAGCCCAGCGGACTTCAGCACCAACCTGCAAA CTGATCCACCTAAGTCATGGCAGGAGCAACTTCCCCTCATCGTTGGGTCGGCCACCACAGCCTTGGTCTTCGTCATTGTGGTTGTAGTCATCGCTATCGTCTGTCTCAG AAAGCAGAGAAATGGTTCAGAGTCGGAATACACAGAAAAACTACAACAATACA AATCCCCAATAGTTACGCCGGGAATGAAGGTCTACATTGACCCCTTCACCTATGAGGACCCCAATGAGGCTGTACGCGAGTTTGCCAAGGAGATTGATGTGTCCTGCGTGAAGATCGAGGAGGTCATTGGCGCAG GAGAGTTTGGGGAGGTGTGCCGCGGTCGCCTGAAGCTACCTGGACGCCGGGAAATCATTGTTGCCATCAAGACTCTTAAAGTGGGCTATACTGACCGCCAGAGGCGAGACTTCTTGTCTGAAGCTTCCATCATGGGCCAGTTTGACCATCCCAACATAATTCGGCTGGAAGGTGTGGTTACCAAGAGTCGGCCTGTCATGATTGTGACCGAGTTTATGGAGAACGGAGCTCTGGACTCTTTTCTAAGG CTTAACGATGGGCAGTTCACAGTCATCCAGCTTGTTGGCATGCTGCGTGGCATCGCAGCAGGCATGAAGTACCTGTCAGATATGAACTACGTGCACAGAGACCTGGCTGCACGTAACATCTTGGTCAACAGTAATCTGGTGTGTAAGGTGTCTGACTTCGGCCTATCTCGATTCCTTGAGGATGACCCTACAGATCCCACCTACACCAGCTCACTG GGAGGCAAGATCCCCATCCGCTGGACGGCCCCCGAGGCTATTGCATACAGGAAGTTCACCTCAGCCAGCGATGTGTGGAGCTACGGCATCGTCATGTGGGAAGTAATGTCATATGGCGAGCGGCCATATTGGGACATGAGCAATCAAGAT GTGATAAATGCTGTGGAGCAGGACTATAGACTGCCCCCACCCATGGAATGCCCCACAGCCTTACACCAGCTCATGCTGGACTGCTGGGTGAAAGAGAGGAACCTGCGGCCCAAATTCACCCAGATTGTGGCCACGTTGGATAAACTCATTCGAAACGCTGCGAGCCTCAAGGTGGTCACCAACAGCACGCAGTCCACAGG GGACTTGCTACGGATAGGTGTGACATTGGCCGGTCATCAGAAGAAGATTCTCGGTAGCATTCAGGACATGAGACTACAAATGAACCAAACACTTCCTGTTCAGGTGTAA
- the LOC112150401 gene encoding ephrin type-B receptor 3 isoform X4: MDYFLLLCGSLLPVVMAVEETLMDTRWATTELAWTSHPETGWEEVSGYDDAMNPIRTYQVCNVQQLNQNNWLRSDFIPRKDVLRVYVEIKFTVRDCNSIPNIPGSCKETFNLFYYESDSDSATATSPFWMENPYIKVDTIAPDESFSMLDSGRVNTKVRSFGPLSKAGFYLAFQDLGACMSLISVRVFYKKCSTTIANFAVFPETATGAEATSLVIAPGTCVPNALEVSVPLKLYCNGDGEWMVPVGACTCSAGFEPAMKETQCQACSPGTFKSKQGESPCLPCPNNSRATSGAASLCSCRNSYYRSDTDSPDSPCTTVPSAPRNVISIVNETSLVLEWSEPRDLGGREDIIYNVICKKCLPERGMCSRCDDNVDISPRHLGLTQRRVTVRNLQAHTQYSFEIQAVNGVSNKSPYTPQVSTVNITTNQAAPSAVPTVHLMAATASTMSLSWLPPEKPNGIILDYEIKYHEKDQGEAIAHTMTAQRSNARIEGLKAGTPYVVQVRARTVAGYGRYSSPADFSTNLQTDPPKSWQEQLPLIVGSATTALVFVIVVVVIAIVCLRKQRNGSESEYTEKLQQYKSPIVTPGMKVYIDPFTYEDPNEAVREFAKEIDVSCVKIEEVIGAGEFGEVCRGRLKLPGRREIIVAIKTLKVGYTDRQRRDFLSEASIMGQFDHPNIIRLEGVVTKSRPVMIVTEFMENGALDSFLRLNDGQFTVIQLVGMLRGIAAGMKYLSDMNYVHRDLAARNILVNSNLVCKVSDFGLSRFLEDDPTDPTYTSSLGGKIPIRWTAPEAIAYRKFTSASDVWSYGIVMWEVMSYGERPYWDMSNQDVINAVEQDYRLPPPMECPTALHQLMLDCWVKERNLRPKFTQIVATLDKLIRNAASLKVVTNSTQSTGVSQPLLDRCVPDYTTFTTVGDWLDAIKMSRYRDNFVNAGFASFDLVAQMTAEDLLRIGVTLAGHQKKILGSIQDMRLQMNQTLPVQV, translated from the exons AGACGTTGATGGACACGAGGTGGGCCACGACGGAATTAGCCTGGACTTCACACCCTGAAACTGGG TGGGAAGAGGTGAGCGGCTACGATGACGCCATGAATCCCATCCGGACCTACCAAGTCTGCAATGTTCAACAGCTCAACCAGAACAACTGGCTACGCAGTGATTTTATCCCACGGAAGGATGTTCTCCGTGTATATGTGGAAATCAAGTTCACGGTGCGTGACTGCAACAGCATTCCCAACATACCAGGTTCCTGCAAAGAGACGTTCAACCTCTTCTACTACGAGTCTGACTCAGACTCGGCTACAGCCACCAGCCCTTTCTGGATGGAGAACCCCTACATAAAGGTGGACACGATAGCTCCGGATGAGAGCTTCTCCATGCTGGACTCCGGACGAGTCAACACAAAGGTGCGAAGTTTCGGGCCGCTCTCCAAAGCTGGGTTCTACTTGGCCTTCCAGGACCTTGGTGCCTGCATGTCGCTCATCTCAGTACGAGTCTTTTACAAGAAGTGCTCCACCACCATCGCCAACTTTGCCGTTTTCCCAGAAACAGCAACAGGGGCTGAAGCAACTTCCTTAGTTATTGCTCCGGGAACTTGTGTGCCCAATGCCTTGGAAGTGTCAGTTCCTCTGAAGCTCTACTGCAATGGAGACGGAGAGTGGATGGTTCCTGTGGGAGCCTGCACCTGCTCGGCTGGTTTTGAACCGGCCATGAAAGAGACTCAGTGTCAAG cttGCAGCCCTGGCACCTTCAAGTCCAAACAAGGGGAAAGCCCCTGTCTTCCATGCCCAAACAACAGTCGTGCCACCTCTGGGGCAGCCAGTCTTTGTTCCTGTCGAAATAGTTACTACCGCTCTGACACGGATTCCCCAGACTCTCCTTGCACAA CGGTTCCATCTGCACCACGTAACGTCATCTCTATTGTCAACGAAACCTCCTTGGTGCTGGAATGGAGCGAGCCTCGCGATTTGGGCGGACGTGAAGACATCATTTACAACGTCATCTGCAAGAAGTGCCTCCCCGAGCGAGGAATGTGCTCTCGGTGTGATGACAACGTCGATATTTCGCCGCGTCACCTGGGCCTCACGCAGCGCCGGGTGACGGTCCGCAACCTGCAGGCCCACACTCAGTACAGCTTTGAGATCCAAGCAGTCAACGGGGTTTCCAACAAGAGCCCATATACACCTCAAGTCTCTACAGTTAATATTACCACAAATCAAGCAG CTCCATCTGCAGTGCCTACAGTCCATCTGATGGCAGCCACCGCGAGCACCATGAGTCTGTCCTGGCTTCCTCCTGAGAAACCCAATGGAATCATTCTGGATTATGAAATTAAATACCATGAAAAA GATCAAGGTGAGGCCATTGCCCACACCATGACTGCCCAACGAAGCAACGCCCGTATCGAAGGTCTCAAGGCTGGTACGCCCTACGTGGTGCAAGTGCGTGCCCGAACCGTGGCTGGTTATGGCCGTTACAGCAGCCCAGCGGACTTCAGCACCAACCTGCAAA CTGATCCACCTAAGTCATGGCAGGAGCAACTTCCCCTCATCGTTGGGTCGGCCACCACAGCCTTGGTCTTCGTCATTGTGGTTGTAGTCATCGCTATCGTCTGTCTCAG AAAGCAGAGAAATGGTTCAGAGTCGGAATACACAGAAAAACTACAACAATACA AATCCCCAATAGTTACGCCGGGAATGAAGGTCTACATTGACCCCTTCACCTATGAGGACCCCAATGAGGCTGTACGCGAGTTTGCCAAGGAGATTGATGTGTCCTGCGTGAAGATCGAGGAGGTCATTGGCGCAG GAGAGTTTGGGGAGGTGTGCCGCGGTCGCCTGAAGCTACCTGGACGCCGGGAAATCATTGTTGCCATCAAGACTCTTAAAGTGGGCTATACTGACCGCCAGAGGCGAGACTTCTTGTCTGAAGCTTCCATCATGGGCCAGTTTGACCATCCCAACATAATTCGGCTGGAAGGTGTGGTTACCAAGAGTCGGCCTGTCATGATTGTGACCGAGTTTATGGAGAACGGAGCTCTGGACTCTTTTCTAAGG CTTAACGATGGGCAGTTCACAGTCATCCAGCTTGTTGGCATGCTGCGTGGCATCGCAGCAGGCATGAAGTACCTGTCAGATATGAACTACGTGCACAGAGACCTGGCTGCACGTAACATCTTGGTCAACAGTAATCTGGTGTGTAAGGTGTCTGACTTCGGCCTATCTCGATTCCTTGAGGATGACCCTACAGATCCCACCTACACCAGCTCACTG GGAGGCAAGATCCCCATCCGCTGGACGGCCCCCGAGGCTATTGCATACAGGAAGTTCACCTCAGCCAGCGATGTGTGGAGCTACGGCATCGTCATGTGGGAAGTAATGTCATATGGCGAGCGGCCATATTGGGACATGAGCAATCAAGAT GTGATAAATGCTGTGGAGCAGGACTATAGACTGCCCCCACCCATGGAATGCCCCACAGCCTTACACCAGCTCATGCTGGACTGCTGGGTGAAAGAGAGGAACCTGCGGCCCAAATTCACCCAGATTGTGGCCACGTTGGATAAACTCATTCGAAACGCTGCGAGCCTCAAGGTGGTCACCAACAGCACGCAGTCCACAGG GGTGTCCCAGCCCTTGCTTGACCGCTGTGTGCCAGACTATACGACTTTCACCACTGTGGGGGACTGGCTGGATGCCATCAAGATGAGCCGCTACCGCGACAACTTCGTCAATGCCGGATTTGCTTCCTTTGACCTGGTTGCCCAGATGACAGCAGA GGACTTGCTACGGATAGGTGTGACATTGGCCGGTCATCAGAAGAAGATTCTCGGTAGCATTCAGGACATGAGACTACAAATGAACCAAACACTTCCTGTTCAGGTGTAA